The following coding sequences are from one Eucalyptus grandis isolate ANBG69807.140 chromosome 11, ASM1654582v1, whole genome shotgun sequence window:
- the LOC104427645 gene encoding probable S-adenosylmethionine-dependent methyltransferase At5g38100 — translation MEGSSNAFPMNGGEGPHSYSRNSSGQRIFIERARKLIQEAVAEHLDIEAFSSSGAFLVADLGCSVGPNTLYAEFQKKFRTRAPAWNKGRIFYPSASEEVIKAYAAQFAKDMEVFLRARAQEIVLGGLMMLTCVTRRDGALHSEAFANRSLDLLESCLVDMVKKGNISEERMDEFNLPMYYASPQEMKEAVERNGHFSIKKMVELFEGSAEAYP, via the exons ATGGAGGGATCGTCTAATGCGTTTCCGATGAATGGCGGAGAAGGGCCTCACAGCTACTCCAGAAACTCCTCTGGCCAG AGAATATTTATAGAGAGGGCCCGCAAACTCATCCAGGAGGCAGTAGCCGAGCATCTCGACATTGAAGCATTCTCTTCCTCCGGAGCTTTTCTCGTTGCCGATCTCGGTTGCTCAGTCGGGCCCAACACGCTCTATGCT GAGTTCCAAAAGAAGTTCAGGACAAGAGCTCCAGCCTGGAACAAAGGCAGGATATTTTACCCCAGTGCGAGCGAAGAAGTCATCAAAGCATATGCAGCTCAATTTGCTAAAGACATGGAGGTCTTTCTCCGTGCTAGAGCGcaagaaattgttctcggaggACTAATGATGCTCACCTGTGTCACTCGTCGTGACGGAGCTCTTCATTCTGAAGCTTTTGCCAACAGGTCTTTAGATTTGTTGGAATCTTGCCTTGTCGACATGGTCAAGAAG GGAAATATAAGTGAAGAGAGAATGGACGAGTTTAACCTGCCGATGTACTATGCGTCCCCCCAAGAAATGAAAGAAGCAGTGGAAAGGAATGGCCATTTCAGCATCAAGAAAATGGTGGAGCTATTTGAAGGATCAGCAGAAGCCTATCCCTAA
- the LOC104427643 gene encoding loganic acid O-methyltransferase — protein MAEKGLTATPETPPARTRKLIQEAIAEHLDIEAFSSSRAFLIADLGCSVGPNTFYAVSNVLQVVEQKCQSLGLDSQILEFQVFFNDHVGNAFNTLFRSLPPARRYHAASVLGSFYGRLFPKIRLHFLYSSFALHWPSGAPKEVQDKSSPAWNKGRIFYPNANKEVIKAYAAQFAKDMEVFLCAGAQEVVLGGLMVLTFITRPDGAPHSQVFINMSLDLLESCPMDMVKKIKQMMLVESC, from the exons ATGGCGGAGAAGGGCCTCACGGCTACTCCAGAAACTCCTCCAGCCAG GACCCGCAAACTCATCCAGGAGGCAATAGCTGAGCATCTCGACATCGAAGCATTTTCTTCCTCCAGAGCCTTTCTCATTGCCGATCTCGGTTGCTCGGTTGGGCCCAACACATTCTACGCTGTGAGCAACGTTCTTCAAGTAGTAGAGCAGAAGTGCCAATCCCTAGGACTCGACTCTCAAATCCTTGAATTCCAAGTATTCTTCAACGATCATGTGGGGAATGCTTTCAACACCCTCTTCAGATCACTCCCACCAGCCCGACGATATCATGCAGCCAGTGTGCTGGGTTCATTCTACGGCCGCTTATTTCCCAAAATCCGTCTCCACTTTCTTTACTCTTCCTTCGCTCTTCATTGGCCTTCAGGAGCTCCAAAAGAAGTTCAGGACAAGAGCTCTCCAGCCTGGAATAAAGGCAGGATATTTTACCCCAATGCCAACAAAGAAGTCATCAAAGCATACGCAGCACAATTCGCTAAGGACATGGAGGTTTTTCTTTGTGCTGGAGCGCAAGAAGTTGTTCTTGGAGGACTAATGGTGCTTACCTTTATCACCCGTCCTGACGGAGCTCCTCATTCTCAAGTTTTTATCAACATGTCTTTAGATTTGTTGGAATCTTGCCCCATGGACATGGTCAAGAAGATAAAACAAATGATGTTAGTCGAGTCCTGCTAG
- the LOC120286100 gene encoding probable S-adenosylmethionine-dependent methyltransferase At5g37990, with the protein MEGPSNAFPMNGGEGPHSYTRNSSAQRIFIDRARKLIQEAVAEHLDIEAFSSSGAFLVADLGCSVGPNTFYAVSNVLQAVEQKCQSLGTRLSNPGIPSILQ; encoded by the exons ATGGAGGGACCGTCTAATGCGTTTCCGATGAACGGCGGAGAAGGGCCTCACAGCTACACCAGAAACTCCTCAGCCCAG AGAATATTTATAGACAGGGCCCGCAAACTCATCCAGGAGGCAGTAGCCGAGCATCTTGACATCGAAGCATTCTCTTCCTCTGGAGCTTTTCTCGTCGCTGATCTCGGTTGCTCGGTCGGGCCCAACACGTTCTATGCTGTGAGCAACGTTCTTCAAGCAGTAGAGCAGAAGTGCCAATCCCTAGGGACTCGACTCTCAAATCCTGGAATTCCAAGTATTCTTCAATGA
- the LOC104429545 gene encoding loganic acid O-methyltransferase has translation MEGPSNAFPMNGGEGPHSYSRNSSAQRIFIDRARKIIKEAVAEHLNIEAFSSSGAFLIADLGCSVRPNTFYAVSNVLQAVEQKCESLGLDSQILEFQVFFNDHVGNDFNILFRSLPQDRRYHVAGVPGSFYGRLFPKNCLHFVYSSFALHWLSGAPKEVQDKSSPAWNKGRIFYTNANKEVIKAYAAQFAKDMEVFLCARAQEVVRGGLMVLTFLTRLDGAPHSQVFANRSLDLLESCLADMVNKGTISEERMDEFNLPMYYASPQEMKEAVERNGRFSIKKMVELVEGLAEAYPLTGKMIASQWRAALEGLLKEKMQFGEEMLDELFDSFARKHDESSIFEFVRESSITFVLLERSTTN, from the exons ATGGAGGGACCGTCTAATGCGTTTCCGATGAACGGCGGAGAAGGGCCTCACAGCTACTCCAGAAACTCCTCAGCCCAG AGAATATTTATAGACAGGGCCCGCAAAATCATCAAGGAGGCAGTAGCTGAGCATCTCAACATCGAAGCATTCTCTTCCTCCGGAGCTTTTCTCATCGCCGATCTCGGTTGCTCGGTCAGGCCCAACACATTCTATGCTGTGAGCAACGTTCTTCAAGCAGTAGAGCAGAAGTGCGAATCCCTAGGACTCGACTCTCAAATCCTGGAATTCCAAGTATTCTTCAATGATCATGTGGGGAACGATTTCAACATCCTCTTCAGATCACTCCCACAAGACCGGCGATATCATGTGGCCGGCGTGCCGGGTTCATTCTACGGCCGCTTATTCCCCAAAAACTGTCTCCACTTTGTTTACTCTTCCTTCGCTCTTCATTGGCTTTCAGGAGCTCCAAAAGAAGTTCAGGACAAGAGCTCTCCAGCCTGGAACAAAGGGAGGATATTTTATACCAATGCGAACAAAGAAGTCATCAAAGCATATGCAGCTCAATTTGCTAAAGACATGGAGGTTTTTCTCTGTGCTAGAGCGCAAGAAGTTGTTCGAGGAGGACTAATGGTGCTTACCTTTCTCACCCGTCTTGACGGAGCTCCTCATTCTCAAGTTTTTGCCAACAGGTCTTTAGATTTGTTGGAATCTTGCCTCGCTGACATGGTCAATAAG GGTACTATAAGTGAAGAGAGAATGGACGAGTTTAACCTGCCGATGTATTATGCGTCCCCTCAAGAAATGAAAGAAGCAGTAGAAAGGAATGGGCGTTTCAGCATCAAGAAAATGGTGGAGCTAGTTGAAGGATTAGCGGAAGCCTATCCACTAACGGGGAAAATGATAGCTTCTCAATGGAGAGCGGCTCTGGAGGGACTCTTGAAGGAGAAAATGCAATTTGGGGAAGAGATGTTAGATGAGCTCTTTGACTCGTTTGCCCGGAAGCACGATGAGTCGTCTATCTTTGAGTTCGTGAGAGAAAGCAGCATCACGTTTGTTCTTCTCGAACGGAGCACTACCAACTAA
- the LOC104429546 gene encoding glutathione transferase GST 23, producing the protein MAKLKLIVSAASLFCTRIEWALKLKGLEYELIVEDFKQGKSELLLKSELLLKSNPVHKKVPVLLDDGVAIAESKVILEYIDEKWKGGDFYPLLPQEPYDRAQARFWAQFADEKCVFGAWGACCAEDGQEKEKAVETALESFAYLEKQIEGKKFFGGEKIGYLDLVAGWIPHFLGVLEEAGGMKIIDAERFPSLHEWAQNFNEIPLIKECLPPRDMLLNFITVSLSKLRSLAANKP; encoded by the exons ATGGCTAAGTTGAAGCTCATCGTCTCCGCCGCGAGCCTGTTCTGCACGAGGATCGAGTGGGCTCTGAAACTGAAGGGCCTCGAGTACGAGCTCATCGTTGAAGACTTTAAGCAGGGGAAGAGCGAACTGCTTCTGAAGAGCGAACTGCTTCTGAAGTCGAACCCCGTGCACAAGAAGGTCCCGGTGCTTTTGGACGATGGAGTCGCGATTGCAGAGTCGAAGGTTATTCTGGAGTACATCGATGAGAAGTGGAAGGGAGGTGATTTTTACCCGTTGTTGCCTCAAGAACCTTATGACAGAGCTCAAGCTCGTTTCTGGGCTCAGTTTGCTGATGAAAAG TGTGTCTTCGGCGCTTGGGGAGCCTGTTGTGCCGAAGATGggcaagaaaaggagaaagcagTGGAGACTGCATTAGAGTCTTTTGCATATCTCGAGAAGCAGATTGAGGGGAAGAAGTTCTTCGGGGGAGAGAAGATAGGCTATTTGGATCTTGTGGCCGGTTGGATCCCGCATTTCCTCGGCGTCTTGGAAGAAGCTGGAGGCATGAAGATAATTGATGCTGAGAGGTTCCCATCCCTTCATGAATGGGCTCAAAACTTCAACGAAATCCCGTTGATTAAGGAATGCCTTCCACCAAGAGATATGCTGCTTAACTTTATAACTGTTAGCCTGAGCAAGCTGCGTTCCTTAGCAGCGAACAAGCCATAA
- the LOC104429544 gene encoding loganic acid O-methyltransferase, translating to MEVFLCARAQEVVLGGLMALTFGTRRDGAPHSQFITNRSLDLLESCLVDMVKKGTISEERMDEFNLPMYYASPQEVKEAVEMNGCFSVKKMVEMVDIHPSANPPWRAGLEGLLKEQMQFEDEMLDEFFDSVTRKHEESSILEFAPEASVTFVLLKRNAAN from the exons ATGGAGGTTTTTCTCTGTGCTAGAGCGCAAGAAGTTGTCCTGGGAGGACTAATGGCGCTTACCTTTGGCACCCGTCGGGACGGAGCTCCTCATTCTCAATTTATTACCAACAGgtccctagatttgttggaatCTTGCCTCGTGGACATGGTCAAGAAG GGAACTATAAGTGAAGAAAGAATGGACGAGTTCAACCTGCCGATGTATTACGCGTCCCCCCAAGAAGTGAAAGAAGCTGTAGAAATGAATGGGTGTTTCAGCGTCAAGAAAATGGTGGAGATGGTTGATATCCATCCTTCAGCGAATCCTCCATGGAGAGCGGGTTTGGAGGGACTCTTGAAGGAGCAAATGCAGTTTGAGGACGAGATGTTAGATGAGTTCTTTGATTCGGTGACCCGAAAGCATGAAGAGTCGTCTATCCTCGAGTTTGCGCCAGAAGCTAGTGTCACATTTGTCCTGCTTAAGCGGAATGCTGCCAACTAA